One Vidua chalybeata isolate OUT-0048 unplaced genomic scaffold, bVidCha1 merged haplotype W_reject_31, whole genome shotgun sequence DNA segment encodes these proteins:
- the LOC128783220 gene encoding serine/threonine-protein kinase pim-1-like translates to MPLLPLTLTPLPSHPVCVPPLPGRLMLEYSPPEWILFGCYHGQPATIWSLGILLYHLVCGHLPFHTNEDIVRGQLFFPPRVSQECQHLIRWCLSMDPTDRPSLEDLFEHSWLQEPCLAQETAEIHPCAQ, encoded by the exons AtgccccttctccctctcacacTCACTCCACTCCCGTCCCATCCCGTCTGTGTCCCGCCTCTCCCAGGCCGGCTGATGCTGGAGTACAGCCCACCAGAGTGGATCCTCTTTGGCTGCTACCATGGCCAGCCAGCCaccatctggtccctgggcatcctgctcTATCACCTGGTCTGTGGGCACCTTCCTTTCCACACAAACGAGGACATCGTCCGGGGCCAGCTCTTCTTCCCGCCCCGGGTGTCTCAAG AGTGCCAGCACCTCATCAGGTGGTGTTTATCCATGGACCCCACAGACAGGCCATCACTGGAAGACCTTTTTGAGCAttcttggctgcaggagccctgcctggcccaggagacagcagagatccatccctgtgctcagtag
- the LOC128783222 gene encoding serine/threonine-protein kinase pim-1-like has product MPEYSPPEWILFGCYHGQPATIWSLGILLYHLVCGHLPFHTNEDIVRGQLFFPPRVSQECQHLIRWCLSMDPADRPSLEDLFEHSWLQEPCLAQETAEIHPCAQ; this is encoded by the exons ATGCCGGAGTACAGCCCACCGGAGTGGATCCTCTTTGGCTGCTACCATGGCCAGCCAGCCaccatctggtccctgggcatcctgctcTATCACCTGGTCTGCGGGCACCTTCCTTTCCACACAAACGAGGACATCGTCCGGGGCCAGCTCTTCTTCCCGCCCCGGGTGTCTCAAG agtgcCAGCACCTCATCAGGTGGTGTTTATCCATGGACCCCGCAGACAGGCCATCACTGGAAGACCTTTTTGAGCAttcttggctgcaggagccctgcctggcccaggagacagcagagatccatccctgtgctcagtag
- the LOC128783217 gene encoding uncharacterized protein LOC128783217 isoform X2, with amino-acid sequence MQLCLFLSPEMKRKAVLKAAFPGGSSGPLAAPAAGSEAMPGTVTGAWDGDMAHPDALLDDSLENSLGEILLENAGGPSPWKNSDTGDKKSLEAARHLDQMLSDLERRREMKRKAVLKAAFPGGSSGPLAAPAAGSEAMPGTVTGDEHASKASPAAGMEDGLEPLGDSAGVSAGRTFQAPFLVAAHKPGSHRRGPPRGRNRSTKHMKSLEASKHMDQMLSDLERRREMDQRALLKAALPEGSRGSVPAPDTRREEMPDSATEEVITETGIFAPDPVRLPRIVCPQDVRRSCMIGTVVTLFTVPLVLIGCYLGIRKLYQSRRAFSSYLI; translated from the exons atgcagctgtgcctcttcctgtctccagagatgaagcgaaaggctgtgctgaaggcagcatttcctggaggaagcagtggcccattggcagcccctgctgcaggaagtgaggcgatgccaggcacagtcacaggag CTTGGGATGGCGACATGGCTCATCCAGATGCCCTATTGGATGACAGCTTGGAGAATTCTCTTGGAGAGATTCTCTTGGAGAATGCTGGAG GTCCTTCTCCATGGAAGAACTCAGACACAGGAGACAAGAaatccctggaggcagccagacacctggaccagatgctgagtgatctggagagacgccgtg agatgaagcgaaaggctgtgctgaaggcagcatttcctggaggaagcagtggcccattggcagcccctgctgcaggaagtgaggcgatgccaggcacagtcacaggag ATGAGCATGCTAGCaaggcttctccagcagctgggatggaagATGGTTTGGAACCCTTGGGAGATTCTGCAG gtgtgtctgcagggaggactTTTCAGGCTCCTTTCCTGGTTGCTGCGCACAAGCCCGGCTCCCATCGCAGGG GTCCGCCGAGAGGGAGGAACAGATCTACTAAACACATGAAGTCCCTGGAGGCATCGAAACACATGGACCAGATGCTGAGTGATCTGGAGAGACgccgtg agatGGACCAAAGGGCtttgctgaaggcagcacttcCTGAAGGAAGCCGTGGCTCCGTGCCAGCCCCCGATACACGAAGGGAGGAGATGCCAGACAGTGCCACAGAAG AGGTTATCactgaaacaggaatatttgccCCGGATCCAGTGCGCCTCCCAAGAATTGTCTGCCCCCAGGATGTGCGCAGGTCCTGCATGATAGGCACGGTGGTGACACTGTTCACCGTGCCCCTCGTGCTGATCGGCTGCTATCTTGGCATTCGGAAGCTGTACCAGAGCAGACG tgctttttccagttatttgaTATAG
- the LOC128783217 gene encoding uncharacterized protein LOC128783217 isoform X1, whose protein sequence is MQLCLFLSPEMKRKAVLKAAFPGGSSGPLAAPAAGSEAMPGTVTGAWDGDMAHPDALLDDSLENSLGEILLENAGGPSPWKNSDTGDKKSLEAARHLDQMLSDLERRREMKRKAVLKAAFPGGSSGPLAAPAAGSEAMPGTVTGDEHASKASPAAGMEDGLEPLGDSAGVSAGRTFQAPFLVAAHKPGSHRRGPPRGRNRSTKHMKSLEASKHMDQMLSDLERRREMDQRALLKAALPEGSRGSVPAPDTRREEMPDSATEEVITETGIFAPDPVRLPRIVCPQDVRRSCMIGTVVTLFTVPLVLIGCYLGIRKLYQSRRSVVDFSPQLSCNSAHSIGSLTRSHAALELWPVRGCPKNSAEGSAAAQCFHWPLHCWALSWGARWGCSQCWLPLRLPGQEQPRGHRAEAEQVLNSIWATQLRTGQCLFSSSCKVSW, encoded by the exons atgcagctgtgcctcttcctgtctccagagatgaagcgaaaggctgtgctgaaggcagcatttcctggaggaagcagtggcccattggcagcccctgctgcaggaagtgaggcgatgccaggcacagtcacaggag CTTGGGATGGCGACATGGCTCATCCAGATGCCCTATTGGATGACAGCTTGGAGAATTCTCTTGGAGAGATTCTCTTGGAGAATGCTGGAG GTCCTTCTCCATGGAAGAACTCAGACACAGGAGACAAGAaatccctggaggcagccagacacctggaccagatgctgagtgatctggagagacgccgtg agatgaagcgaaaggctgtgctgaaggcagcatttcctggaggaagcagtggcccattggcagcccctgctgcaggaagtgaggcgatgccaggcacagtcacaggag ATGAGCATGCTAGCaaggcttctccagcagctgggatggaagATGGTTTGGAACCCTTGGGAGATTCTGCAG gtgtgtctgcagggaggactTTTCAGGCTCCTTTCCTGGTTGCTGCGCACAAGCCCGGCTCCCATCGCAGGG GTCCGCCGAGAGGGAGGAACAGATCTACTAAACACATGAAGTCCCTGGAGGCATCGAAACACATGGACCAGATGCTGAGTGATCTGGAGAGACgccgtg agatGGACCAAAGGGCtttgctgaaggcagcacttcCTGAAGGAAGCCGTGGCTCCGTGCCAGCCCCCGATACACGAAGGGAGGAGATGCCAGACAGTGCCACAGAAG AGGTTATCactgaaacaggaatatttgccCCGGATCCAGTGCGCCTCCCAAGAATTGTCTGCCCCCAGGATGTGCGCAGGTCCTGCATGATAGGCACGGTGGTGACACTGTTCACCGTGCCCCTCGTGCTGATCGGCTGCTATCTTGGCATTCGGAAGCTGTACCAGAGCAGACGGTcagttgttgatttttctccacagctttcttgTAACTCTGCTCATAGCATTGGTAGCCTGACTCGTAGTCatgctgcactggagctgtggccagtccgtggttgtccaaagaactctgctgagggctctgctgctgcccagtgctttcattggcctcttcattgctgggccttgtcctggggggcccgctggggctgcagccagtgctggctcccactgaggctgccaggccaagagcagccccgggggcacagggcagaggcagagcaagtTCTCAACAGTATTTGGGccacacagctcaggacaggacagtGCTTATTTAGTAGCTCATGTAAAGTTTCATGGTGA
- the LOC128783217 gene encoding uncharacterized protein LOC128783217 isoform X3, whose protein sequence is MQLCLFLSPEMKRKAVLKAAFPGGSSGPLAAPAAGSEAMPGTVTGAWDGDMAHPDALLDDSLENSLGEILLENAGGPSPWKNSDTGDKKSLEAARHLDQMLSDLERRREMKRKAVLKAAFPGGSSGPLAAPAAGSEAMPGTVTGDEHASKASPAAGMEDGLEPLGDSAGVSAGRTFQAPFLVAAHKPGSHRRGPPRGRNRSTKHMKSLEASKHMDQMLSDLERRREMDQRALLKAALPEGSRGSVPAPDTRREEMPDSATEVLFPVI, encoded by the exons atgcagctgtgcctcttcctgtctccagagatgaagcgaaaggctgtgctgaaggcagcatttcctggaggaagcagtggcccattggcagcccctgctgcaggaagtgaggcgatgccaggcacagtcacaggag CTTGGGATGGCGACATGGCTCATCCAGATGCCCTATTGGATGACAGCTTGGAGAATTCTCTTGGAGAGATTCTCTTGGAGAATGCTGGAG GTCCTTCTCCATGGAAGAACTCAGACACAGGAGACAAGAaatccctggaggcagccagacacctggaccagatgctgagtgatctggagagacgccgtg agatgaagcgaaaggctgtgctgaaggcagcatttcctggaggaagcagtggcccattggcagcccctgctgcaggaagtgaggcgatgccaggcacagtcacaggag ATGAGCATGCTAGCaaggcttctccagcagctgggatggaagATGGTTTGGAACCCTTGGGAGATTCTGCAG gtgtgtctgcagggaggactTTTCAGGCTCCTTTCCTGGTTGCTGCGCACAAGCCCGGCTCCCATCGCAGGG GTCCGCCGAGAGGGAGGAACAGATCTACTAAACACATGAAGTCCCTGGAGGCATCGAAACACATGGACCAGATGCTGAGTGATCTGGAGAGACgccgtg agatGGACCAAAGGGCtttgctgaaggcagcacttcCTGAAGGAAGCCGTGGCTCCGTGCCAGCCCCCGATACACGAAGGGAGGAGATGCCAGACAGTGCCACAGAAG tgctttttccagttatttga
- the LOC128783214 gene encoding serine/threonine-protein kinase pim-1-like isoform X2 — translation MPRPARRPSAGSPRARPCPSRRGAASAGLSPYWLWRRWKCRSLWCWRSSAVFWLRLARALARPRPRPRPRTKLLPRFRPQPPRCRPAPAPSPTASPAASPLRAPPLVSSAAGPEPPQPGAARQAAARRALGLAGQKSGSAVPPARAEKPPLEQLYREGPLLGSGGCGSVYSGTRLADGAPVAIKRVCRDRIPEWARLHNGALVPLELALLWMVSCPGFRGVVRLLDWFELPDGFALVMERPQRCQDLWDFLHERGFLTEPVARGLFRQVLEAVRHCTSRGVLHRDIKAENVLVDLATGEAKLIDFGCGTILQDTFYTRMSGTPEYSPPEWILFGCYHGQPATIWSLGILLYHLVCGHLPFHTNEDIVRGQLFFPPRVSQASEAVDLLGLAGGGGTCASVLLSSRREDPWEAFGCSSEHS, via the exons ATGCCGCGTCCCGCAAGGCGCCCCTCGGCGGGGTCGCCCCGTGCCCGCCCCTGCCCGTCCCGCCGCGGAGCCGCCTCCGCCGGGCTCTCTCCGTACTGGCTGTGGCGCCGCTGGAAGTGCCGCTCGCTCTGGTGCTGGCGGAGCAGCGCGGTCTTTTGGCTCCGCCTGGCGCGGGCTctggcccggccccggccgagGCCCCGGCCCCGAACGAAGCTCCTGCCGCGGTTccgcccgcagccgccccgctgccgccccgcgcccgccccgtcGCCGACAGCGTCGCCGGCGGCTTCCCCGCTCCGAGCTCCGCCGCTCGTCAGCTcggccgccggccccgagccgccgcAGCCCGGGGCGGCTCGGCAAGCAGCAGCGCGCCGGGCGCTCGGCTTGGCGGGGCAGAAGAGCGGGAGCGCGGTGCCGCCCGCACGGGCGGAGAAgcctcccctggagcagctctacCGGGAGGGCCCGCTGCTGGGGAGCGGCGGCTGCGGCAGCGTTTACTCCGGGACCCGGCTCGCCGACGGCGCCCCG GTGGCCATCAAGCGAGTGTGCCGCGATCGCATCCCGGAGTGGGCGCGGCTG CACAACGGCGCCCTggtgcccctggagctggcGCTGCTGTGGATGGTGTCGTGCCCTGGCTTCCGCGGCGTCGTGCGGCTCCTGGACTGGTTCGAGCTGCCCGACGGCTTCGCGCTGGTCATGGAGCGTCCGCAGCGCTGTCAGGACCTCTGGGACTTCCTGCACGAGCGGGGGTTCCTGACGGAGCCCGTGGCGCGGGGGCTGTtccgccaggtgctggaggccgtgcggCACTGCACCAGCCGCGGCGTCCTGCACCGCGACATCAAGGCCGAGAACGTCCTCGTCGACCTGGCCACGGGCGAGGCGAAGCTCATCGACTTCGGCTGCGGCACGATCCTCCAGGACACGTTCTACACCCGGATGTCAG GAACGCCGGAGTACAGCCCACCGGAGTGGATCCTCTTTGGCTGCTACCATGGCCAGCCAGCCaccatctggtccctgggcatcctgctcTATCACCTGGTCTGCGGGCACCTTCCTTTCCACACAAACGAGGACATCGTCCGGGGCCAGCTCTTCTTCCCGCCCCGGGTGTCTCAAG CTAGTGAGGCGGTTGATCTCCTGGGCttagctggaggaggtggcacgtgtgcctctgtgctgctctcctccagaaGGGAGGATCCATGGGAAGCTTTTGGCTGCAGCTCCGAGCACTCCTAG
- the LOC128783214 gene encoding serine/threonine-protein kinase pim-1-like isoform X1, with protein sequence MPRPARRPSAGSPRARPCPSRRGAASAGLSPYWLWRRWKCRSLWCWRSSAVFWLRLARALARPRPRPRPRTKLLPRFRPQPPRCRPAPAPSPTASPAASPLRAPPLVSSAAGPEPPQPGAARQAAARRALGLAGQKSGSAVPPARAEKPPLEQLYREGPLLGSGGCGSVYSGTRLADGAPVAIKRVCRDRIPEWARLHNGALVPLELALLWMVSCPGFRGVVRLLDWFELPDGFALVMERPQRCQDLWDFLHERGFLTEPVARGLFRQVLEAVRHCTSRGVLHRDIKAENVLVDLATGEAKLIDFGCGTILQDTFYTRMSGTPEYSPPEWILFGCYHGQPATIWSLGILLYHLVCGHLPFHTNEDIVRGQLFFPPRVSQESQHLIRWCLSMDPADRPSLEDLFEHSWLQEPCLAQETAEIHPCAQ encoded by the exons ATGCCGCGTCCCGCAAGGCGCCCCTCGGCGGGGTCGCCCCGTGCCCGCCCCTGCCCGTCCCGCCGCGGAGCCGCCTCCGCCGGGCTCTCTCCGTACTGGCTGTGGCGCCGCTGGAAGTGCCGCTCGCTCTGGTGCTGGCGGAGCAGCGCGGTCTTTTGGCTCCGCCTGGCGCGGGCTctggcccggccccggccgagGCCCCGGCCCCGAACGAAGCTCCTGCCGCGGTTccgcccgcagccgccccgctgccgccccgcgcccgccccgtcGCCGACAGCGTCGCCGGCGGCTTCCCCGCTCCGAGCTCCGCCGCTCGTCAGCTcggccgccggccccgagccgccgcAGCCCGGGGCGGCTCGGCAAGCAGCAGCGCGCCGGGCGCTCGGCTTGGCGGGGCAGAAGAGCGGGAGCGCGGTGCCGCCCGCACGGGCGGAGAAgcctcccctggagcagctctacCGGGAGGGCCCGCTGCTGGGGAGCGGCGGCTGCGGCAGCGTTTACTCCGGGACCCGGCTCGCCGACGGCGCCCCG GTGGCCATCAAGCGAGTGTGCCGCGATCGCATCCCGGAGTGGGCGCGGCTG CACAACGGCGCCCTggtgcccctggagctggcGCTGCTGTGGATGGTGTCGTGCCCTGGCTTCCGCGGCGTCGTGCGGCTCCTGGACTGGTTCGAGCTGCCCGACGGCTTCGCGCTGGTCATGGAGCGTCCGCAGCGCTGTCAGGACCTCTGGGACTTCCTGCACGAGCGGGGGTTCCTGACGGAGCCCGTGGCGCGGGGGCTGTtccgccaggtgctggaggccgtgcggCACTGCACCAGCCGCGGCGTCCTGCACCGCGACATCAAGGCCGAGAACGTCCTCGTCGACCTGGCCACGGGCGAGGCGAAGCTCATCGACTTCGGCTGCGGCACGATCCTCCAGGACACGTTCTACACCCGGATGTCAG GAACGCCGGAGTACAGCCCACCGGAGTGGATCCTCTTTGGCTGCTACCATGGCCAGCCAGCCaccatctggtccctgggcatcctgctcTATCACCTGGTCTGCGGGCACCTTCCTTTCCACACAAACGAGGACATCGTCCGGGGCCAGCTCTTCTTCCCGCCCCGGGTGTCTCAAG agagcCAGCACCTCATCAGGTGGTGTTTATCCATGGACCCCGCAGACAGGCCATCACTGGAAGACCTTTTTGAGCAttcttggctgcaggagccctgcctggcccaggagacagcagagatccatccctgtgctcagtag